From Micromonospora rifamycinica, a single genomic window includes:
- a CDS encoding putative baseplate assembly protein, which yields MALPAPDLDDRGFDELVGDARRLIADRCPEWTDLHPADPGITLIETFASLTDQLIYRLNRVPDRLYVKFLELIGVRLVPPTAARTTLTFWLSTPARATQVVPAGTRAVTVADGGDPLVFATLADLAVPPCALTQLRVRTADGSTDQTGALELGGPVAAFSPVPQPGDELLIGLDRPVGGCAVRLEFEGRVDGVGVNPLHPPLRWEARGVDGWLECEVGLDETGALNRPGAILLHVPDGHQATLVDGVLAGWLRARVVAPEEGQPGYSASPVLLGLAANTVGGTTEAVHADLVDDEEIGDSEGVPGQRFTLTRRPVLVGFGDPVLEVSSDDGWQRWSPVEHFAGSGPDDRHFLLDGVAGEVVFGPAVRQPDGTLRRYGAVPPRGGRLRLRRYAVGGGSRGNVGIGAVTALRTSIPYVAGVENRRPASGGVDGETLDEARRRGPLTLRSRSRAVTAEDHEVLAREAAPELARVRCVPSNGDGPPVARILVVPAAPAEEGRLRLEDLIPAESSLARVAERLDATRLVGTRVVVEPPRYRGVTVVARVVARPRVVVERVRAEGLAALYGFLSPLVGGGPDGRGWPFGRPVQAGELFAVLQRVRGVELVEDLRLFTANPVTGERGTEAGRIDLEPDSLVFSFDHQLRVEEN from the coding sequence ATGGCACTGCCCGCCCCCGACCTCGACGACCGTGGCTTCGACGAGCTGGTCGGTGACGCCCGCCGGTTGATCGCCGACCGCTGCCCGGAGTGGACGGACCTGCACCCGGCCGATCCGGGGATCACCCTGATCGAGACCTTCGCGTCCCTGACCGACCAGCTCATCTACCGGCTCAACCGGGTGCCCGACCGGCTCTACGTGAAGTTCCTGGAGCTGATCGGGGTACGCCTGGTGCCACCCACGGCCGCCCGGACCACCCTGACCTTCTGGCTGTCCACGCCGGCCCGCGCCACCCAGGTCGTCCCGGCGGGAACCCGGGCGGTGACCGTCGCCGACGGCGGGGATCCCCTGGTCTTCGCCACCCTCGCCGATCTCGCCGTGCCGCCGTGCGCGCTGACCCAGCTCCGGGTCCGGACCGCCGACGGGAGCACCGACCAGACCGGCGCGCTGGAGCTGGGCGGCCCGGTGGCGGCGTTCTCCCCGGTGCCGCAGCCCGGCGACGAGCTGCTGATCGGGCTGGACCGTCCGGTCGGCGGCTGTGCGGTGCGGCTGGAGTTCGAGGGACGGGTCGACGGTGTCGGGGTCAACCCGCTGCACCCGCCGCTGCGCTGGGAGGCGCGCGGCGTCGACGGCTGGCTGGAGTGCGAGGTCGGCCTGGACGAGACCGGCGCGCTGAACCGGCCCGGGGCGATCCTGCTGCACGTGCCCGACGGCCACCAGGCCACCCTGGTCGACGGGGTGCTGGCCGGCTGGCTGCGGGCCCGGGTGGTGGCCCCGGAGGAGGGGCAGCCCGGCTACAGCGCCTCACCGGTGCTGCTCGGACTGGCCGCCAACACCGTCGGCGGCACCACCGAGGCGGTGCACGCCGACCTGGTGGACGACGAGGAGATCGGCGACTCCGAGGGGGTGCCGGGTCAGCGGTTCACGCTGACCCGCCGGCCGGTGCTGGTCGGCTTCGGCGACCCGGTGCTGGAGGTCAGTTCCGACGACGGCTGGCAGCGGTGGTCGCCGGTCGAGCACTTCGCCGGCAGCGGCCCCGACGACCGGCACTTCCTGCTCGACGGGGTGGCCGGTGAGGTGGTCTTCGGTCCGGCCGTCCGGCAACCCGACGGCACCCTGCGCCGCTACGGCGCGGTGCCGCCCCGGGGCGGCCGGCTGCGGCTGCGGCGGTACGCGGTCGGCGGCGGTAGCCGGGGCAACGTGGGCATCGGAGCGGTGACCGCCCTGCGGACCTCGATCCCGTACGTGGCCGGGGTGGAGAACCGCCGCCCGGCCAGTGGCGGGGTGGACGGCGAGACCCTGGACGAGGCCCGCCGCCGTGGCCCGCTGACCCTGCGTAGCCGCAGTCGCGCGGTGACCGCCGAGGACCACGAGGTGCTCGCCCGGGAGGCCGCCCCGGAACTGGCCCGGGTCCGCTGCGTGCCGAGCAACGGTGACGGGCCGCCGGTGGCCCGGATCCTGGTGGTGCCGGCGGCACCCGCCGAGGAGGGACGGTTGCGGCTGGAGGACCTGATCCCGGCGGAGTCGAGCCTCGCCCGGGTGGCCGAGCGGCTGGACGCCACGCGGCTGGTCGGCACCCGGGTGGTCGTCGAGCCGCCCCGCTACCGGGGGGTGACCGTGGTGGCCCGGGTGGTCGCCCGGCCGCGGGTGGTCGTCGAGCGGGTCCGGGCCGAGGGCCTGGCCGCCCTGTACGGCTTCCTCAGCCCGCTGGTCGGCGGTGGTCCGGACGGCCGGGGCTGGCCGTTCGGGCGTCCGGTGCAGGCCGGTGAACTCTTCGCCGTGTTGCAGCGGGTGCGGGGGGTGGAGCTGGTGGAGGACCTGCGGCTGTTCACCGCCAACCCGGTGACCGGCGAGCGGGGCACCGAGGCCGGCCGGATCGACCTGGAACCGGACAGCCTGGTCTTCTCCTTCGACCACCAGCTCCGGGTGGAGGAGAACTGA
- a CDS encoding GPW/gp25 family protein, with the protein MQADVIGTGCAFPLRVQPNGRLAMISGTALLEQAMCVILATYPGERPMRPEFGSRLRDFVFEPVTGQTRRAVAVEVRAALERWETRAEIDDVTVTEDPTGGDGLLHIEVRYRVRDTDEPGVLGLNLQTLPGDRELTGTGVLG; encoded by the coding sequence ATGCAGGCCGACGTCATCGGCACCGGGTGTGCCTTTCCGCTGCGGGTCCAGCCCAACGGCCGGCTCGCCATGATCAGTGGTACCGCTCTCCTGGAGCAGGCGATGTGCGTGATCCTGGCGACCTACCCGGGTGAGCGCCCGATGCGGCCGGAGTTCGGCTCCCGGCTGCGGGACTTCGTCTTCGAGCCGGTCACCGGGCAGACCCGCCGGGCGGTGGCGGTGGAGGTGCGTGCCGCGCTGGAGCGTTGGGAGACCCGGGCCGAGATCGACGACGTCACCGTCACCGAGGACCCGACCGGCGGCGACGGCCTGCTGCACATCGAGGTCCGCTACCGGGTACGCGACACCGACGAGCCCGGCGTTCTCGGGCTCAACCTGCAGACCCTCCCCGGTGACCGGGAACTGACCGGGACGGGGGTGCTCGGCTGA
- a CDS encoding phage baseplate assembly protein V encodes MTAIDRHGLLWGTATLRPRVTVGTAGRALPTAAADQLVRVVVDTQAALPDMFELTFADLDGSVLRTAGLELGTAVQVFGPTGDGSAEHRLISGEVTAVEGHFVDLSAHVVVRGYTHDHRLHRVRRTRTFLNQSDSDIARQVASAAKLSVGTIDATTGRLAHLSQVAQTDWEFLTARAREIGYEIGADGDRFHFRRAATARRAGSPLPLTFRGNLRRFLPRVSAGNLAPEVEVRAWDPVAATAVASRTATTAEQVSLAGWTPTGAADTFVPRGAPAPARAGNSAVGDVGPAPGPRAHVLVGRGLPVPGRADGAVTQVAKGLAASLGGGFAEAEGEALGDARLVAGKAVKVDGVPAPFAGTWTLSAARHVFDEAEEGYRTEFTVGGAEDRSLLGLANVGGAGGDPGGPARIDGVVCGVVSNVRDPQNLGRVTLALPWLSPEHETDWAPVGQLFAGPTGGAFFVPEPGDQVLVAFEFGDVRRPYVLGCLPSRHTGYGLDGGQTSSTKPGASGVKSVGQTGSVIRRGLLSPAGSRLVFHDEVPPGGKGQPTAADVVLGTKGDKLSLAMDQVAGTVTLRCAPDKPGKLIIECTGQTAVEIKAGPSGSLTLDGGASLKLKGKTVDISGTQVNISGTASTAIKGKPIQLN; translated from the coding sequence ATGACCGCGATCGACCGGCACGGTCTGCTCTGGGGCACGGCGACCCTGCGCCCCCGGGTCACCGTGGGCACCGCCGGCCGGGCGCTGCCCACGGCCGCCGCCGACCAGCTGGTACGGGTGGTGGTGGACACCCAGGCCGCGCTGCCGGACATGTTCGAGCTGACCTTCGCCGACCTGGACGGCAGCGTGCTGCGCACGGCCGGGCTGGAGCTGGGCACCGCCGTACAGGTCTTCGGCCCGACCGGGGACGGCTCGGCCGAGCACCGGCTGATCAGTGGCGAGGTGACCGCCGTGGAGGGGCACTTCGTGGATCTCAGCGCCCACGTGGTGGTGCGCGGCTACACCCACGACCACCGGCTGCACCGGGTCCGGCGCACGCGCACCTTCCTCAACCAGTCGGATTCCGACATCGCCCGGCAGGTGGCGTCCGCCGCGAAGCTGTCGGTCGGCACGATCGACGCCACCACCGGCAGGCTGGCCCACCTGTCCCAGGTCGCGCAGACCGACTGGGAGTTCCTGACCGCCCGGGCCCGGGAGATCGGCTACGAGATCGGCGCCGACGGGGACCGGTTCCACTTCCGCCGGGCGGCCACCGCCCGGCGGGCCGGCAGTCCGCTGCCGTTGACCTTCCGGGGCAACCTGCGCCGTTTCCTGCCCCGGGTCAGCGCCGGCAACCTCGCCCCCGAGGTGGAGGTGCGGGCCTGGGATCCGGTCGCGGCGACGGCGGTGGCGAGCCGCACCGCGACCACCGCCGAGCAGGTGAGCCTGGCCGGCTGGACGCCGACCGGTGCCGCCGACACCTTCGTGCCCCGGGGCGCTCCGGCACCCGCGCGGGCCGGTAACAGCGCGGTCGGCGACGTGGGACCGGCACCCGGGCCGCGCGCGCACGTCCTGGTCGGCCGGGGCCTGCCCGTGCCCGGTCGGGCCGACGGCGCGGTCACCCAGGTCGCGAAGGGGCTCGCCGCCAGCCTCGGTGGCGGGTTCGCCGAGGCGGAGGGGGAGGCCCTGGGCGACGCCCGGCTGGTCGCCGGGAAGGCGGTCAAGGTCGACGGGGTGCCGGCACCGTTCGCCGGGACCTGGACGCTCAGCGCCGCCCGGCACGTCTTCGACGAGGCCGAGGAGGGCTACCGCACCGAGTTCACCGTCGGCGGCGCGGAGGACCGTTCGCTGCTCGGTCTGGCGAACGTCGGCGGTGCCGGTGGCGACCCGGGCGGGCCGGCCCGGATCGACGGCGTGGTCTGCGGGGTGGTCAGCAACGTGCGGGATCCGCAGAACCTGGGCCGGGTCACGTTGGCGCTGCCCTGGCTGTCGCCGGAGCACGAGACCGACTGGGCGCCGGTGGGGCAGCTCTTCGCCGGCCCGACCGGGGGTGCCTTCTTCGTGCCCGAGCCGGGTGACCAGGTGCTCGTCGCGTTCGAGTTCGGTGACGTACGCCGGCCGTACGTGCTCGGCTGCCTGCCCAGCCGGCACACCGGGTACGGCCTGGACGGCGGGCAGACGTCGTCGACGAAACCCGGCGCGAGCGGGGTGAAGTCGGTGGGGCAGACCGGTTCGGTGATCAGGCGTGGGCTGCTTTCGCCCGCCGGCAGCCGGTTGGTCTTCCACGACGAGGTGCCGCCGGGCGGCAAGGGCCAGCCCACCGCCGCCGACGTGGTGCTCGGCACCAAGGGCGACAAGCTCTCGCTGGCGATGGACCAGGTGGCCGGCACGGTGACCCTGCGCTGCGCCCCCGACAAGCCCGGCAAGCTGATCATCGAGTGCACCGGGCAGACCGCCGTCGAGATCAAGGCGGGGCCGAGTGGCAGCCTCACCCTCGACGGCGGCGCCAGCCTGAAGCTCAAGGGCAAGACGGTCGACATCAGCGGTACGCAGGTCAACATCAGCGGCACCGCGTCGACCGCCATCAAGGGCAAACCCATCCAGCTCAACTGA
- a CDS encoding phage tail protein: MAAISAGQLGGMLGDPSQTAQGLASGGLLQMFRDGPGVKRTLKLGLAMRFQVTIGDVPIGLWRSCRGLRADFRPEVVRVTGDYVGQYHLPGEVSYAPVVLERAVHRESSAQLQQWLVGVLRSWQDGTGDDTRTTARITLLDADGEPVNSWLLYGVRPSSWTGPDLSSDSNQVAVERLELVHEGFFPDLQAKAETASLSSPSLGRVTFSYNPAKMGITRSSRASQLVGRGRGVELTSDTALRVMAGEVLLVGAGVAQDVQKLIAFSGPPSVDEQSRSASGIELPRLTFTWGKLSMAVNLSTLNVNLTRFDGEGQPVRAQAALDLIVIEGEIFPKRGGPVPTRAVRTDPAQWRQRAVASGLDDPMRAQARGASTGARR, encoded by the coding sequence ATGGCGGCGATCTCCGCGGGGCAGCTCGGCGGGATGCTGGGCGACCCGAGCCAGACCGCGCAGGGTCTCGCCTCCGGCGGCCTGCTCCAGATGTTCCGGGACGGCCCCGGGGTCAAGCGGACCCTCAAGCTCGGCCTGGCGATGCGTTTCCAGGTGACCATCGGGGACGTCCCGATCGGCCTGTGGCGCTCCTGCCGGGGGCTGCGGGCCGACTTCCGGCCCGAGGTGGTCCGGGTGACCGGCGACTACGTCGGCCAGTACCACCTGCCCGGCGAGGTCAGCTACGCCCCGGTCGTGCTGGAACGGGCGGTGCACCGGGAGAGCTCGGCGCAGCTGCAACAGTGGCTGGTCGGGGTGCTGCGGTCGTGGCAGGACGGCACCGGCGACGACACCCGGACCACCGCCCGGATCACCCTGCTCGACGCCGACGGCGAGCCGGTCAACAGCTGGCTGCTCTACGGCGTACGACCGTCGTCGTGGACCGGCCCGGACCTCTCCTCGGACAGCAACCAGGTCGCGGTGGAGCGGCTGGAGCTGGTGCACGAGGGCTTCTTTCCCGACCTGCAGGCCAAGGCGGAGACGGCCAGCCTGTCGTCCCCGTCGCTCGGCCGGGTCACGTTCTCCTACAACCCGGCCAAGATGGGCATCACCCGCTCCTCCCGGGCCAGCCAGCTCGTCGGCCGGGGCCGGGGCGTGGAGCTGACCTCCGACACCGCGTTGCGGGTGATGGCCGGCGAGGTGCTGCTGGTCGGTGCCGGGGTGGCCCAGGACGTGCAGAAGCTGATCGCCTTCTCCGGCCCGCCGAGCGTCGACGAGCAGAGCCGCAGCGCGTCCGGCATCGAGCTGCCCCGGCTGACCTTCACCTGGGGGAAGCTGTCGATGGCGGTCAACCTGAGCACGCTCAACGTCAATCTGACCCGGTTCGACGGGGAGGGCCAGCCGGTACGGGCCCAGGCCGCCCTGGACCTGATCGTGATCGAGGGGGAGATCTTCCCGAAGCGCGGCGGTCCGGTGCCGACCCGGGCGGTGCGGACCGATCCGGCGCAGTGGCGTCAGCGGGCGGTGGCCAGCGGGTTGGACGACCCGATGCGGGCGCAGGCCCGGGGGGCTTCCACCGGGGCGCGGCGGTAG
- a CDS encoding phage tail protein, producing MAGGLSTAARVMGGFFEVTGVNHRYLVVIDDERYNLGSWSRVSGLGVTWQVCEYRAGDSNDVFTYVGEPTYSRIRLSRAVCFDSQVVQEWLCQQANRYRPLSGTIQLVDSLGLKIVGWDLKHFFPVGWSVSELDPSHSGVAVETLELAHTGFLHDDVKFSL from the coding sequence ATGGCAGGCGGTCTTTCCACCGCGGCCCGCGTCATGGGCGGCTTCTTCGAGGTCACCGGCGTCAATCACCGGTACCTCGTGGTCATCGACGACGAGCGGTACAACCTCGGCTCCTGGTCCCGGGTCTCCGGGCTGGGGGTGACCTGGCAGGTCTGCGAGTACCGGGCCGGCGACAGCAACGACGTCTTCACCTACGTGGGTGAGCCGACCTACAGCCGGATCCGGCTCAGCCGGGCGGTCTGCTTCGACTCCCAGGTCGTCCAGGAGTGGCTCTGCCAGCAGGCCAACCGGTACCGCCCGCTCAGCGGCACGATCCAGCTCGTCGACAGCCTCGGCCTGAAGATCGTCGGCTGGGACCTGAAGCACTTCTTCCCGGTCGGCTGGTCGGTGTCGGAACTCGACCCGAGCCACAGTGGTGTCGCGGTGGAGACGCTGGAGCTGGCGCACACCGGTTTCCTGCACGACGACGTGAAGTTCTCGCTCTGA
- a CDS encoding eCIS core domain-containing protein — MERGPIGAADGPGGEGAGATGGPQEPPGRTAAGRPDGADAAAARTAAQFAAAGLPTAQVWPPPGFEVAYLAAEATRAAEEARASDGGRTRSAQPDTGTGRGGSTAAPGHDGRSDPEETPPSAGEVRPVEVAFARRRGRTTRPVTARTGLEATSPAAHEPAGTTAPPTAAPGRLAGSAAQDRPDPGSPADWGGATGSDRSVPADRRRDGPVGVGQDRPVGNRPEDPARATGPVDHRGGMLDEAGAGPAPAQRTQPAGSTPAGVTPPATGATTPARGADPAGPPPSQSRPVADRATPESRPGPAGRDTTDDPPDSAVGRDTTNDPPDSAVGRDTTDDPPGSAAGRDTTDILPAAGRGTYRPEPVSPPSTFFLTRRPEQSPPTGSPSGVDRDHGRAGQGRPGRGQAEAVRHPPVPSVEQAGLVDRPEPWTTAVPTDAQVTAYPMGVVTVAPAVADGRPGPAPTTVERAAPLAHRAAPPPAPPAPVGVDELPEQVPAALVDGFRQQYGVDVAAVPVWRGTEATAVVQQAGARAATRGGEVLLPASAGPLDAPPARALLAHELAHVVQQRAFGAAPPAESTGAGRDLEARALAAEHAFGGGGPGVGGPLPPVAPLTGGAAPTPPGTVGTWGTTPGGGLTWQANPGAGGVPPAAPPGPPAAHPLQRASMDTPAATLDDLRALVRGELDQQQDQAADPPAGPPLDALRAEVAAATAPPAIDRGTGRLAEVRDAVERLRAELRTVADRGQATAARLDRDADRLRSRAGDRSPGRPVDLENPDDLEELAGRLYGRLRGRLRQELLVDRERSGRLTRFR; from the coding sequence GTGGAACGTGGCCCGATCGGGGCCGCGGACGGGCCCGGGGGAGAGGGCGCGGGGGCGACGGGTGGGCCGCAGGAGCCGCCCGGACGAACGGCCGCCGGGCGACCCGACGGGGCGGATGCCGCAGCGGCCCGGACCGCTGCGCAGTTCGCCGCCGCCGGCCTGCCCACCGCGCAGGTCTGGCCCCCGCCGGGGTTCGAGGTCGCCTACCTGGCGGCGGAGGCCACCCGGGCCGCCGAGGAGGCCCGGGCGTCGGACGGGGGACGTACCCGGTCGGCGCAGCCGGACACCGGCACCGGCCGGGGCGGGTCGACCGCCGCCCCGGGTCACGACGGTCGGAGCGACCCGGAGGAAACCCCGCCGTCGGCCGGTGAGGTGCGTCCGGTCGAGGTGGCCTTCGCCAGACGTCGGGGTCGTACCACCCGGCCGGTGACCGCCCGAACGGGCCTGGAGGCGACGTCCCCGGCGGCCCATGAGCCGGCTGGCACGACCGCCCCGCCCACCGCTGCTCCGGGACGGCTCGCCGGGTCCGCGGCCCAGGATCGGCCCGACCCGGGTAGCCCGGCCGACTGGGGTGGTGCCACCGGCAGCGACCGGAGCGTCCCCGCCGACCGTCGGCGGGACGGACCGGTGGGCGTCGGGCAGGACCGGCCGGTGGGTAACCGCCCGGAGGATCCGGCGCGGGCGACCGGGCCGGTCGACCACCGGGGCGGGATGCTGGACGAGGCCGGGGCCGGACCGGCACCCGCACAGCGGACGCAGCCGGCCGGGTCGACTCCGGCCGGCGTGACCCCGCCGGCCACGGGTGCCACGACACCGGCCCGGGGCGCGGACCCGGCCGGGCCGCCGCCGTCGCAGAGCCGGCCCGTCGCGGACCGGGCGACCCCGGAGAGCCGGCCAGGCCCGGCGGGCCGCGACACCACGGACGACCCGCCGGATTCGGCGGTGGGCCGCGACACCACAAACGACCCGCCGGATTCGGCGGTGGGCCGCGACACCACGGACGACCCGCCGGGTTCGGCGGCGGGGCGCGACACCACGGACATCCTGCCGGCGGCGGGACGCGGCACGTACCGCCCCGAGCCGGTGTCCCCGCCGTCGACCTTCTTCCTCACCCGGCGTCCGGAGCAGTCGCCGCCGACCGGGTCGCCGTCGGGAGTGGACCGGGATCACGGCCGGGCCGGTCAGGGGCGGCCGGGCCGGGGACAGGCGGAAGCGGTCCGGCACCCGCCCGTACCGTCGGTGGAGCAGGCCGGGTTGGTCGACCGGCCGGAGCCGTGGACGACGGCGGTCCCCACCGACGCGCAGGTCACGGCGTACCCCATGGGGGTCGTCACGGTCGCGCCGGCGGTGGCGGACGGACGGCCGGGCCCGGCACCGACCACGGTGGAGAGGGCCGCGCCGTTGGCGCACCGCGCGGCCCCGCCGCCCGCACCGCCCGCTCCGGTGGGCGTCGACGAGCTGCCGGAGCAGGTGCCGGCCGCTCTGGTGGACGGCTTCCGGCAGCAGTACGGCGTGGACGTCGCGGCCGTGCCGGTGTGGCGGGGTACGGAGGCCACCGCGGTGGTGCAGCAGGCCGGGGCGCGGGCGGCGACCCGGGGCGGTGAGGTGCTGCTGCCGGCGTCAGCCGGGCCACTGGACGCGCCGCCCGCCCGCGCGCTGCTCGCCCACGAGTTGGCCCACGTGGTCCAGCAGCGGGCGTTCGGGGCGGCACCGCCGGCCGAGTCGACCGGCGCGGGCCGGGACCTGGAGGCGCGGGCGCTCGCCGCCGAGCACGCTTTCGGCGGCGGCGGGCCGGGCGTCGGAGGTCCGCTGCCACCCGTGGCGCCGCTGACCGGGGGTGCCGCGCCGACACCCCCGGGCACCGTCGGCACCTGGGGGACCACCCCCGGTGGCGGCCTGACCTGGCAGGCGAACCCTGGTGCGGGCGGAGTACCCCCGGCCGCGCCGCCCGGCCCGCCGGCCGCCCACCCGCTCCAGCGGGCGTCCATGGACACCCCGGCGGCCACCCTCGACGACCTACGGGCGCTGGTGCGGGGCGAACTCGACCAGCAGCAGGACCAGGCCGCCGACCCGCCGGCCGGGCCGCCGCTGGACGCCCTGCGCGCCGAGGTGGCCGCCGCGACGGCACCGCCCGCGATCGACCGGGGCACGGGCCGGCTCGCCGAGGTACGCGACGCGGTGGAGCGGCTCCGGGCCGAGCTGCGCACGGTGGCCGACCGGGGACAGGCCACGGCGGCCCGGCTGGACCGGGACGCCGACCGGCTGCGCTCCCGGGCCGGTGACCGGTCCCCGGGCCGGCCGGTCGACCTGGAGAACCCCGACGACCTGGAGGAACTGGCCGGCCGCCTCTACGGGCGGTTACGCGGCCGGCTGCGGCAGGAGCTGCTGGTCGACCGGGAGCGCAGCGGACGGCTGACCCGGTTCCGCTGA
- a CDS encoding phage tail protein: MAGQGTQDPKQNTQIISAAVFRLEVPGMSAINFAELVGISSEVENAEYMAAGTTGPIFSRHFGRTKPPTVTLKRGLDLNGDLWLWHQKVRNLMYDAYRDCALKLYGPGDDLNGDARLTYMMTNAWPSRVEVSGVKAGATDIVYQTVTLMCDDLFDFNARI; this comes from the coding sequence ATGGCCGGTCAGGGCACCCAGGACCCGAAGCAGAACACGCAGATCATCAGCGCCGCCGTCTTCCGGCTGGAGGTGCCGGGCATGTCGGCGATCAACTTCGCCGAGCTGGTCGGGATCAGCAGCGAGGTGGAGAACGCGGAGTACATGGCCGCCGGCACGACCGGGCCGATCTTCTCCCGGCACTTCGGGCGGACCAAGCCGCCGACGGTCACCCTCAAGCGGGGCCTCGACCTCAACGGCGACCTCTGGCTGTGGCACCAGAAGGTCCGCAACCTCATGTACGACGCCTACCGGGACTGCGCGCTCAAGCTCTACGGCCCCGGCGACGACCTCAACGGCGACGCCCGGCTGACGTACATGATGACCAACGCCTGGCCGTCGCGGGTGGAGGTCAGCGGGGTCAAGGCCGGGGCCACCGACATCGTCTACCAGACGGTCACGCTGATGTGCGACGACCTGTTCGACTTCAATGCGCGGATCTAG
- a CDS encoding phage tail sheath family protein, whose translation MPTYLSPGVYVEEVSSGSRPIEAVGTAVAAFVGFAEKGPVDEPTLITNWTQYTRTFGGFVAGSFLPLSVYGYFLNGGGSAYVVRVGGAGADPADDASAGESYAAAAVPAAGDNGRLSFTVRAALPGASGQDLSVEVVDASEGGDDAFKLVVKQAGKPVETLDNLTTKRGAGNVVTAVRQQSKLIQIEEAKGATLAPPRRGAEVTLAAPALPATTTGTGDLRVRAEDYVGDVSDRTGFAGLEAIEDITMLCVPDLAAAHQQGAIDDEAFKAVQLAMIAHCELMGDRVAILDPPPGLHPQRLKEWRMDVAGYDSKYATLYWPWVKVMDPAQGRAVFMPPSGHVAGVWARNDDTRGVHKAPANEIIRGALALESGLTKGEHDQLNPIGVNCIRAFPGQGIRIWGARTLSSDAEWRYLNVRRLFNWIEKSILLGTNWVVFEPNDPRLWDAVRRVITMFLRRVWRSGALMGDTWSEAFFVKCDAENNPPENLDAGILTVDIGIAPVKPAEFVVFRLSQLSQGTGD comes from the coding sequence ATGCCGACGTATCTGTCGCCGGGCGTCTACGTGGAGGAGGTTTCCTCCGGGTCGAGGCCGATCGAGGCGGTCGGGACGGCCGTCGCCGCGTTCGTCGGCTTCGCCGAGAAGGGGCCGGTCGACGAGCCCACGCTGATCACGAACTGGACGCAGTACACCCGCACCTTCGGGGGATTCGTGGCGGGCAGCTTCCTGCCGCTGTCGGTCTACGGCTACTTCCTCAACGGCGGCGGCTCCGCGTACGTGGTCCGGGTGGGCGGTGCCGGCGCGGACCCCGCCGACGACGCCAGCGCCGGTGAGTCGTACGCGGCGGCGGCCGTGCCGGCCGCCGGTGACAACGGCCGGCTGTCGTTCACCGTCCGGGCCGCCCTGCCCGGTGCTTCCGGCCAGGACCTCTCGGTGGAGGTGGTCGACGCCTCCGAGGGCGGCGACGACGCGTTCAAGCTCGTCGTCAAGCAGGCCGGCAAGCCGGTCGAGACGCTCGACAACCTGACCACCAAGCGCGGGGCGGGCAACGTGGTCACCGCCGTCCGCCAGCAGTCCAAGCTGATCCAGATCGAGGAGGCGAAGGGCGCCACCCTCGCCCCGCCCCGCCGCGGCGCCGAGGTCACCCTCGCCGCGCCCGCGCTGCCGGCCACCACGACCGGCACCGGCGACCTGCGGGTACGCGCCGAGGACTACGTCGGTGACGTCAGCGACCGGACCGGCTTCGCCGGGCTGGAGGCGATCGAGGACATCACCATGCTCTGCGTGCCCGACCTGGCCGCCGCCCACCAGCAGGGGGCCATCGACGACGAGGCGTTCAAGGCCGTCCAGTTGGCGATGATCGCGCACTGCGAGCTGATGGGTGACCGGGTGGCCATCCTCGACCCGCCGCCCGGCCTGCACCCGCAGCGCCTCAAGGAGTGGCGGATGGACGTCGCCGGCTACGACTCCAAGTACGCGACGCTCTACTGGCCCTGGGTCAAGGTGATGGACCCGGCGCAGGGCCGGGCGGTGTTCATGCCGCCCAGCGGGCACGTCGCCGGGGTGTGGGCGCGTAACGACGACACCCGGGGCGTGCACAAGGCCCCGGCCAACGAGATCATCCGCGGTGCGCTGGCCCTGGAGAGCGGGCTGACCAAGGGCGAGCACGACCAGCTCAACCCGATCGGGGTGAACTGCATCCGGGCCTTCCCCGGGCAGGGCATCCGGATCTGGGGGGCTCGGACGCTGTCCAGCGACGCCGAGTGGCGCTACCTCAACGTCCGGCGGCTGTTCAACTGGATCGAGAAGTCGATCCTGCTCGGCACCAACTGGGTGGTCTTCGAGCCCAACGACCCCCGGCTCTGGGACGCGGTGCGGCGGGTCATCACGATGTTCCTGCGCCGGGTCTGGCGCAGCGGCGCGCTGATGGGCGACACCTGGTCCGAGGCGTTCTTCGTCAAGTGCGACGCCGAGAACAACCCGCCGGAGAACCTCGACGCCGGCATCCTCACCGTCGACATCGGCATCGCCCCGGTCAAGCCGGCCGAGTTCGTGGTGTTCCGACTCTCCCAGCTCTCCCAGGGCACCGGCGACTGA